One Cryptomeria japonica chromosome 9, Sugi_1.0, whole genome shotgun sequence genomic window carries:
- the LOC131062785 gene encoding ethylene-responsive transcription factor ERF010: MERIECCTNPNGLNKQRTNMGKVRPYRGVRMRKWGKWVSEVREPNKRSRIWLGSYATPEAAARAYDTAVLYLRGPSASLNFPEEVLKQEFRDLKACDLSPTSIQKRAQEAGAAMDHAIQLQRGLPCKPKKIIHGGAADCKVSKVEVRKDREIEEEEEEENEEESNHNNNHHPVVYHDWFAHEAEGPLSSSPSSTSTTTSVSSVGSNSGMNSRQLLAFGPSNSFPDQTLGLNSLYRPEKRV; the protein is encoded by the coding sequence ATGGAGCGCATAGAATGTTGTACCAATCCCAATGGTCTGAACAAGCAGAGGACCAATATGGGCAAGGTGAGGCCTTACAGAGGAGTAAGAATGAGAAAATGGGGTAAATGGGTTTCAGAAGTCAGGGAACCCAATAAGCGCTCTAGGATATGGCTAGGGTCATATGCTACTCCAGAGGCTGCTGCAAGGGCTTATGATACTGCTGTTCTTTATCTCAGAGGGCCTTCTGCTTCCTTGAATTTCCCTGAGGAGGTGCTTAAACAGGAGTTTAGGGACCTCAAGGCATGTGACCTCTCACCTACTAGTATTCAGAAAAGAGCCCAAGAGGCTGGTGCTGCTATGGACCATGCCATACAGTTGCAGAGGGGTTTGCCTTGTAAGCCCAAGAAAATCATTCATGGTGGTGCTGCTGATTGTAAGGTGAGTAAGGTTGAGGTTAGGAAAGACAGGGAAattgaggaggaagaagaggaggagaatGAAGAAGAATCTAATCATAATAATAACCACCATCCTGTGGTTTATCATGACTGGTTTGCTCATGAGGCAGAGGGGCCATTGTCATCCTCACCTTCATCTACATCTACTACAACAAGTGTTAGTTCAGTAGGATCAAACAGTGGGATGAATTCAAGGCAGTTGTTGGCTTTTGGACCCAGTAACAGTTTTCCAGACCAAACACTGGGACTCAACAGTTTGTACAGGCCAGAAAAAAGGGTCTGA